In Acidimicrobiia bacterium, the genomic window GTCCCATCACCGGTTGAGTAGTAGACGAGGACACCAACCCCCGGCGTGGATGTCGTCGTTGAGGTGGTCGTGGTGGTACTCGCCCCCGTAGTCGTAGGACTGTCGGGGACAGAGGTGGTGGTGGATGCCAAGCTCGTGGTCGGAGCGAGGGAGGTCGTCGTGGTTGCATCGCCTCCACAGGAAGTCAGCAACACGCCTCCGACAATCAAACCGACCAAAACGGTTCTTGCAGTCATGATAAGTCTCCTGTTCCTGTCCGAATTCTACGGTCAGAAACCGGGCTTTCACCACCGCTGGAAGTCCCAAATGCCGGACGAAACGACCAACGGAAACGCCACTGGTAACGTCCCCGGCATGAACACGAGCCTGAACCTTCAGCGGCCACGTGCTCGGTCGGCGCTTGCCCTGGCCGTCGCACTAACACTGTTCCCCGCAACGGCCTCCCAGGCTTCCGTACCGACCTCCGAATGTTCGATCGGGGCCGACAACCCCACCGGATCGCTGGTTGTCGTGGGCGGGTCATCGACCCCGTTCGGAGGGACGAGTGTTCGAACCTTCACAGTCGAGGTGGAAGACGGAATCGGCCTCGACGGGGCGTGCCTTGCCGAGCAGGTCCAGAACGTGCTCGGAGATCCCCGCAGCTGGATCCACCAGGGCGACCTTGGCTGGCAGCGAGTCGATTCCAACCCGGACCTGCGAATCATCTTTTCGTCTCCCGATCTCACCGACCGCCTCTGTGCCCCCCTGAACACCGGTGGCATCTACTCGTGCAGGAACGGCAACCGCACCATGCTGAACACCTACCGGTGGCGCAGCGCAACGCCCGAATACCAGTCGGACCTTCCCGAGTATCGCTCCTATCAGATCAATCATGAGGTCGGTCATTTCCTTGGACACGGACACACGACCTGCCCGGGTGTGGGGACGGTCGCTCCGGTGATGATGCAACAAACCAAGGGCCTCGACGGTTGTGAGATGAACGGGTGGCCGTACCCGGCGGTTGAGGTTGTCCCTGAGGTGTGGAGCGGGCTTTTCAAGGATGACGACAACTCAACGTTCGAAGCCGACATCGAGTGGATCGCCGACCGAGGCATCACTTTGGGATGCAATCCCCCGACCAACGATCGGTACTGCCCGACCGGATCAGTGACCAGGGGTCAAATGGCGG contains:
- a CDS encoding DUF3152 domain-containing protein; its protein translation is MNTSLNLQRPRARSALALAVALTLFPATASQASVPTSECSIGADNPTGSLVVVGGSSTPFGGTSVRTFTVEVEDGIGLDGACLAEQVQNVLGDPRSWIHQGDLGWQRVDSNPDLRIIFSSPDLTDRLCAPLNTGGIYSCRNGNRTMLNTYRWRSATPEYQSDLPEYRSYQINHEVGHFLGHGHTTCPGVGTVAPVMMQQTKGLDGCEMNGWPYPAVEVVPEVWSGLFKDDDNSTFEADIEWIADRGITLGCNPPTNDRYCPTGSVTRGQMAAFLDRALDLPTTDVDFFPDDNGSTFESSINRLASAGITYGCQRGASFCADQTITRQGMAALLHRSPLTIEPTSPGKVFTDLSDAGFVADIEWLS